One segment of Leptospiraceae bacterium DNA contains the following:
- a CDS encoding AraC family transcriptional regulator gives MDILSEIINNSRWKGDLLSRTSFYKQWGFIFPCDKSAGFHIITQGKCFVRYKNKTLQINKGDILFMARGFTHELISEPKQKALDIKKLKDVIEKQVESKNIITSIVSVRYEIGDSALHPFFLELPDIILFKSEEIPTHHPLQTTLVLISQELDRGIGSDILLQKLSDILLYYVIRHWMETHPTNSPGWLSALKDEKILSALSALHQRPTFPWTLDSLANTIGISRATLANRFRQILGSTPMDYLAKLRIEKGKNLLSEKEATLEEVARSVGYSSAFAFSKAYKRIKGISPKSHKDYN, from the coding sequence ATGGATATTCTTTCGGAGATTATTAACAATTCGCGTTGGAAAGGAGATTTGCTTTCTAGAACTTCTTTTTATAAACAATGGGGATTCATATTTCCCTGCGATAAAAGTGCAGGATTTCATATAATTACACAAGGAAAATGTTTCGTACGTTACAAAAACAAAACTCTCCAAATAAATAAAGGCGATATTTTATTTATGGCACGCGGATTTACTCACGAATTAATATCCGAGCCAAAACAAAAAGCACTGGATATTAAAAAACTCAAAGATGTTATAGAAAAACAAGTAGAGAGTAAAAATATAATTACCAGTATTGTATCTGTACGATATGAAATTGGCGATTCCGCTTTACATCCCTTCTTCTTGGAATTACCGGATATTATCCTCTTTAAGTCTGAAGAAATTCCAACACACCATCCATTACAAACAACACTAGTATTAATATCACAAGAACTAGATCGTGGTATAGGATCGGATATTCTTTTACAAAAACTATCAGATATTTTACTTTATTACGTTATCCGCCATTGGATGGAAACTCATCCTACCAATTCACCCGGGTGGCTTTCAGCATTAAAGGATGAGAAAATTCTTTCTGCATTGTCAGCTCTTCATCAGCGACCAACATTTCCCTGGACTTTAGATTCTCTTGCCAATACAATTGGAATTTCCAGAGCAACTCTAGCAAACAGATTCAGACAGATTTTAGGATCAACTCCTATGGACTATCTAGCAAAACTAAGAATTGAAAAAGGAAAAAATCTTTTATCAGAAAAAGAGGCAACTCTAGAAGAAGTTGCTCGTAGTGTAGGGTATTCCTCTGCATTTGCTTTCTCTAAAGCCTACAAGCGGATAAAAGGTATTTCTCCCAAATCTCATAAGGATTACAATTAA
- a CDS encoding LemA family protein, producing MNCGYNRIQELDEEVNAQMAEILNQYKRRADLIPGLVKIVEGYASHEKEVLVEIAKARSGVGGLQATPELLNNPEAFKNFQNVQNSLGSALQRLLVVTERYPDLKANEGFRDLQAQLEGTENRIAVARGRYIKGVQEYNSTIRKFPTVLTAKMFGYQTKTSFSTENESDIKNLPSNITNPPEMEFGTKK from the coding sequence ATGAATTGCGGTTATAATAGAATTCAGGAATTGGATGAGGAAGTAAACGCACAAATGGCAGAAATTCTGAATCAATACAAACGTCGCGCTGATTTAATTCCAGGGCTTGTGAAAATCGTAGAAGGATATGCTAGCCACGAAAAAGAAGTATTAGTAGAAATTGCAAAAGCTCGTAGTGGAGTGGGGGGATTACAGGCTACTCCTGAACTTCTAAACAATCCCGAAGCATTTAAAAATTTTCAAAATGTCCAAAACTCTCTGGGCTCCGCATTACAAAGACTTTTAGTGGTTACTGAGCGTTATCCAGATCTGAAAGCCAATGAAGGATTTCGTGATTTACAAGCTCAACTTGAAGGAACAGAAAATCGAATTGCCGTTGCGCGAGGACGTTATATCAAAGGAGTCCAAGAATACAATAGTACGATTCGTAAATTTCCAACTGTCCTGACTGCAAAAATGTTTGGATACCAAACGAAAACATCTTTTTCGACTGAAAACGAGTCTGACATTAAAAATCTTCCTTCCAATATAACCAATCCTCCAGAAATGGAATTTGGTACAAAAAAATAA
- a CDS encoding response regulator translates to MKKIICIDDDPVALMYYRALIKKTEFAEEIVVANNGQEAIEYYKNLLNSPPEQKETPPSVILLDLNMPVMNGWEFLEEFLNTYHIHFPNTKIIILTSSSDPRDENKAKEFSYPLQFFAKPLTKEILESVQY, encoded by the coding sequence ATGAAAAAAATTATTTGTATCGATGACGATCCTGTGGCACTTATGTATTATCGAGCACTTATAAAAAAGACAGAATTTGCAGAAGAAATTGTTGTGGCGAATAACGGTCAAGAAGCGATCGAATATTATAAAAATCTATTAAACTCTCCTCCCGAACAAAAGGAAACTCCACCGTCAGTCATTCTATTAGATTTAAATATGCCTGTTATGAATGGTTGGGAATTCTTAGAAGAATTTTTAAATACCTATCATATACATTTTCCAAATACTAAAATCATAATTCTTACATCTTCGAGCGATCCGAGAGATGAAAATAAGGCAAAAGAATTTTCCTATCCGTTACAGTTTTTTGCGAAACCATTGACGAAAGAAATTTTGGAAAGTGTGCAATATTGA
- a CDS encoding adenylate/guanylate cyclase domain-containing protein: MNKIFLVFIISIFGGCFQILDLETPPKAIKGFLDLSTAQMNSEEVVKLDGEWEFYWNRFLYSGKSDQTNKNTDFIYSKVPGNWNGEIVNGKELPGYGYGTYRLKLILPEGNDTFALKTPDLATSYRIWFNGELLTENGFISDKAETFKPQFLVGISYIRNPKLENEIVVEIANFAHVKGGFWESMRIGTNKGIHDFREKKFGFDLFLTGSLLIMGIYHIGLFSLRRNDRSSLWLGVFCFIMIVRTLTTGERLLFSYFPDINFEFGLKLEYLSFFLATPVFSMFLNSLYPEEFKSKPLKIILFSSSIFILLVFFSFVNIYSRSAIPYQLVTVSSLIYGITALVKGSIRKREGAFVALIGFLVLFATIINDILYANVVINTAQLSPFGLFVFIFSQAFLLSIRFSKAFFNVELLSQDLSKTNVAYSRFVPKEFLSFLQKQNITDVMLGDQIQKDMTILFSDIRSFTELSENMNPEENFNFINEYLSLMNPIIRKYNGFIDKYIGDAIMALFPESPDDAMNAAIEMINSLKEFNEKRISESKVPIKIGIGIHTGSLMLGTVGDSERMEGTVISDAVNLASRIEGLTKVYGALIVASEITLYNLKHPEKYKFRFLGKVAVKGKKDPAPIFEVFESDEDQTKNKKADSKVHFELAINAFFKGEKESALKIFEEIFAVNNSDMAAFHYIQNCKTSKNIEIHED; encoded by the coding sequence ATGAATAAGATCTTTCTAGTTTTTATAATTTCTATTTTTGGCGGATGTTTTCAAATTTTAGATTTAGAAACACCACCGAAAGCAATTAAAGGTTTTCTGGATTTAAGTACTGCTCAAATGAATTCAGAGGAAGTTGTTAAATTAGATGGAGAGTGGGAATTTTACTGGAATAGATTTTTGTATTCAGGGAAATCAGATCAAACAAATAAAAATACTGATTTTATTTATTCAAAAGTCCCCGGAAATTGGAATGGCGAAATTGTAAACGGAAAAGAATTACCTGGATACGGGTATGGCACATATCGTTTAAAATTAATTCTTCCAGAAGGTAATGATACATTTGCGTTAAAAACTCCTGACCTTGCTACCTCCTATCGTATTTGGTTTAATGGGGAACTACTCACGGAAAATGGATTCATTTCAGATAAAGCAGAAACATTTAAACCACAATTTCTTGTCGGAATATCATATATTCGTAACCCCAAATTAGAAAATGAAATAGTCGTTGAAATAGCAAACTTTGCACATGTAAAAGGTGGATTCTGGGAAAGTATGAGAATTGGGACCAACAAAGGAATCCATGATTTTCGTGAAAAAAAATTCGGATTTGATTTATTTTTAACGGGCAGTTTACTCATCATGGGAATTTACCATATAGGTTTATTTTCTCTCAGAAGAAATGATAGATCAAGTTTATGGCTGGGAGTTTTTTGTTTTATCATGATCGTTAGAACGTTAACTACAGGAGAAAGACTTTTATTTAGTTATTTTCCTGATATTAATTTTGAATTTGGACTTAAGTTAGAATACCTTTCCTTTTTTCTTGCCACTCCGGTATTTTCTATGTTTTTAAATTCTCTCTATCCGGAGGAATTTAAATCTAAACCATTAAAAATAATTTTATTTTCCAGTTCCATTTTTATTTTATTAGTTTTTTTTAGCTTTGTCAATATTTATTCAAGATCCGCAATTCCCTATCAATTAGTTACTGTAAGTTCCTTAATCTATGGAATCACGGCACTCGTAAAAGGAAGTATTCGAAAAAGAGAAGGGGCATTTGTCGCACTGATCGGTTTCTTAGTGTTATTCGCTACAATTATAAATGATATTTTATATGCAAATGTTGTAATCAATACAGCACAGCTCTCTCCTTTTGGATTATTTGTATTTATTTTTTCACAAGCGTTTTTACTTTCCATACGATTTTCAAAAGCATTTTTTAATGTAGAATTACTATCACAAGATTTAAGTAAAACTAACGTGGCTTATTCCCGTTTTGTGCCAAAAGAATTTTTAAGTTTTTTGCAAAAACAAAACATTACAGACGTGATGCTTGGAGATCAAATTCAAAAAGATATGACAATATTATTTTCCGATATCAGATCCTTTACGGAACTATCAGAAAATATGAATCCAGAAGAAAATTTTAATTTCATAAATGAATATTTAAGTTTAATGAATCCAATCATTCGAAAATACAATGGATTTATAGATAAATACATTGGCGATGCTATTATGGCATTGTTCCCCGAATCACCAGACGACGCAATGAATGCTGCCATTGAAATGATTAACAGTCTAAAAGAATTCAATGAAAAACGAATATCAGAATCAAAAGTACCTATCAAAATAGGAATTGGTATTCATACAGGAAGTCTTATGTTAGGAACTGTAGGAGATTCAGAAAGAATGGAAGGAACCGTTATTTCTGATGCAGTAAACCTTGCGTCAAGAATTGAAGGTTTAACAAAAGTATATGGCGCGTTAATTGTCGCTAGCGAAATAACTTTGTACAATTTGAAACATCCGGAAAAATATAAATTTAGATTTTTAGGTAAAGTCGCAGTAAAAGGCAAAAAAGACCCAGCTCCTATTTTCGAAGTATTCGAATCAGACGAGGATCAAACAAAAAACAAAAAGGCGGATTCGAAAGTTCATTTTGAACTTGCTATTAATGCATTTTTTAAAGGTGAAAAAGAAAGTGCCCTCAAAATTTTCGAAGAAATATTTGCTGTAAATAACAGCGATATGGCGGCATTTCATTATATCCAAAACTGTAAAACTTCAAAAAACATAGAAATTCATGAAGATTGA
- a CDS encoding PAS domain S-box protein gives MNTSILIIEDYEPDAEMAEREIAKSVSNCIFKRVNSKDEFILALEFFEPDLLLVEYTLPTINWLDILSLTREKRPLTPVIIWTAAISEEIVVECMKAGAVNCVRKNNSIRLVTSVVQALDDSKTLKEKKEQHLELLNTNQQLEKNNIFISSVLDSLSQHIVVIDLNGNIISVNVAWKKFGKENGLDLNKFNFIGINYFDVCKNAPNYANGEEAVLANEGIRSVLDGTHSDYYLEYPCHSPTEKRWFQMHVSPMLGEIKGAVISHINITEQKLAEESRKIEERDKEALINNTKDLMWSIDADFSLRAANQSYIENIKLFTGKIVQRGQSVLDPDLFSPELISFWKDLYLQVLNGESIAREFQTVATDSHPGSWLGLWLNPIWSQNKVIGVACFGKDVTENKMQKQALINLNEELKSSKDKLQSSFNELAYQRFAIDQHSIVAFTDVEGTILYVNDKFCNISQYSKEELIGNNHRIINSGYHSKEFFKNMYHTIKGGKVWNGEIQNRAKDGSFYWVDTTIVPFIDEKTGVILHFVAIRTDITALKIQEAEKEHLIRELTLNNNDLLQFSYIVSHNLRAPVSNLIGLLNLLDDVKIENEFLQEIMIGFKISVGTLSNTLEDLHKIIVIKKQPSIQKEEIDLWEIIQSVLLQIDNLVKLHRPKIKINLKKFSKIFFNKAYSESIFLNLFTNAIRFQSSERNLEIQIYTQKLENSILLVFEDNGIGIDIERYKDRLFGLYQKFHNHVESKGFGLYLIKSQIESVGGEIDVESKINFGTKFLIKFPII, from the coding sequence ATGAATACAAGTATCTTAATTATTGAAGACTATGAACCTGACGCAGAAATGGCAGAACGGGAAATTGCCAAATCAGTCTCTAATTGCATTTTTAAAAGAGTTAACTCAAAAGATGAATTTATATTGGCTTTGGAATTCTTTGAGCCTGATTTGTTATTAGTTGAATATACCCTGCCTACGATAAACTGGTTAGATATTTTATCATTGACAAGGGAAAAACGTCCGTTAACCCCAGTTATCATTTGGACAGCTGCAATTTCAGAAGAAATTGTAGTCGAATGTATGAAAGCAGGTGCAGTCAATTGTGTTCGCAAAAATAATTCCATTCGACTAGTAACGTCAGTAGTCCAAGCACTTGATGATAGCAAAACCTTGAAAGAAAAAAAAGAGCAGCATTTAGAGTTACTAAATACGAATCAACAATTAGAAAAAAATAATATTTTTATTAGTAGTGTTTTGGATTCTCTCTCACAACACATTGTCGTTATTGACCTGAATGGAAATATTATTTCCGTCAATGTGGCATGGAAAAAATTTGGGAAAGAAAATGGGTTGGATTTAAATAAATTTAACTTTATAGGGATAAATTATTTTGACGTATGTAAAAATGCTCCGAATTATGCAAACGGAGAGGAAGCTGTTCTGGCTAATGAAGGTATCCGCTCTGTATTAGATGGAACTCATTCTGATTATTACCTCGAATATCCATGCCATTCACCCACAGAAAAACGATGGTTTCAAATGCACGTTAGTCCTATGCTTGGAGAAATTAAGGGAGCAGTGATTTCTCATATCAATATAACAGAGCAAAAATTAGCAGAAGAATCTAGAAAAATTGAAGAAAGAGACAAAGAAGCACTCATTAATAATACTAAAGATTTAATGTGGAGTATAGATGCTGATTTTAGCTTACGAGCCGCCAACCAATCATATATAGAAAATATAAAATTATTTACTGGAAAAATTGTGCAACGGGGGCAATCGGTATTAGACCCAGATCTATTTAGTCCTGAATTAATTTCCTTCTGGAAAGATTTATATCTCCAAGTATTAAATGGAGAATCTATTGCAAGAGAGTTTCAAACTGTGGCAACTGACTCACATCCTGGATCATGGTTAGGTTTATGGCTTAATCCTATCTGGAGCCAAAACAAGGTTATCGGTGTTGCCTGTTTCGGAAAAGACGTAACAGAAAATAAAATGCAGAAACAGGCTCTAATAAATTTAAATGAAGAATTAAAATCCAGTAAAGATAAATTACAAAGTTCATTTAACGAATTAGCATACCAACGATTCGCAATCGATCAACATTCTATAGTTGCATTTACAGATGTTGAAGGGACTATTCTGTATGTAAATGATAAGTTTTGTAATATAAGCCAATATAGTAAAGAGGAGTTAATTGGAAATAACCACAGGATTATTAACTCAGGTTATCATTCGAAAGAATTTTTTAAAAATATGTACCATACTATTAAAGGTGGAAAAGTTTGGAATGGAGAAATTCAAAATCGTGCTAAGGACGGTAGTTTTTACTGGGTTGATACGACGATAGTCCCATTTATAGATGAAAAGACAGGGGTTATATTACATTTTGTAGCCATACGTACTGACATTACTGCTCTCAAAATTCAAGAAGCAGAAAAAGAACATTTAATTCGAGAATTAACTCTGAATAACAATGATTTGCTTCAATTTTCTTATATTGTATCGCACAATCTTCGTGCACCTGTATCCAATTTAATCGGTTTACTAAATCTTTTGGATGATGTTAAAATTGAAAATGAATTTCTGCAAGAAATTATGATTGGTTTCAAAATTTCAGTTGGAACACTTTCAAATACGTTAGAAGACCTTCATAAAATAATTGTAATAAAAAAACAACCATCGATTCAAAAAGAAGAAATTGATCTTTGGGAAATAATTCAAAGTGTCCTATTACAAATCGATAATTTAGTTAAGTTACATAGACCTAAAATAAAAATAAACCTTAAAAAATTTTCCAAAATATTTTTTAATAAAGCATACAGCGAAAGTATATTTTTGAATTTATTCACGAATGCAATCAGGTTTCAATCTTCAGAAAGAAATTTGGAAATACAAATTTATACTCAAAAATTGGAAAATTCAATTTTACTAGTTTTTGAAGACAATGGAATTGGGATTGATATTGAAAGATACAAAGATAGGCTATTTGGTTTGTACCAAAAGTTTCACAATCATGTGGAAAGTAAAGGTTTTGGATTGTATTTAATTAAATCACAAATTGAATCAGTAGGAGGGGAAATTGATGTTGAGAGTAAAATCAACTTTGGAACAAAATTCCTTATCAAATTTCCAATAATATAA
- a CDS encoding GAF domain-containing protein, with protein MNLLKFGILQKINGIHLLSTTAVALSIGLILYNYYSTHIMQTAIEKLNIGIVTVYSILDLEQFDSLDKESYKTLNYWKIQNKLNLIQGKFQLASIQVLKLNQKKEFDTIYDFPFVNDNTTNSKRFFPFKLINKKDIQECSKLEEVYISNEDYKSEFGNFKFACLGVRVQNQLVGMIFAYYEITEINKIQKIGLNFLTTLFLIGILITILTGFLIKSYIVRPLLQLNDATKQITEGNLDYTININRKDEIGELANSFNTMAANLKSSFAIVADQNTLLEKRVKERTIELENAKEEMEALNHFTYLINSISSLNEIFVEISKYMRLKYNIISLWLCISDEKREYAHTYKTYSYIRLPEDQYQYLLNKKIPLNDKGGNIYLTLNRQKPFYIRKIKNFKYELEKEIIEKLGIKSVLLVPLVSKNQSIGLFAFSNMKNEIKLQKKEIETITNICAQISGVIQTTLLLQEVKDSKEQIEELNLLIKSLNEEIELKVIMKKVIDYIQKNFGIKYYGLHKVNKNKTDISLLDYCIPDYADEKDISVIRNSNISISGINGAHKFAFKNKKTIYFNEIKYDSLTEVESFVVEKFKIKSYLMLPLILQNVPIGILDFFDEDKMHLSDDDISRITILGEHLAGIIHASNLFQQVQEEKEKAIAARVEADNSKKETEYLNTFSKLINSVNDLDLIFKYTVENLKLNLDADIYWLQLLTKDKKRLFTRCLSVPDFISDEIVEEYRSKKFKLKEESGSIFMTYSRKKTLYINNLNSISDTKITEIENNLIKAMNTNTTLQIPLLVQNEVFGIMHINQYGGLKRLNKSKLKFIESFCEQLAIAAHNSSLYEDVESEKENADIEKGIAVVAQQEAEIERDKSEKLLQNILPKEVIEELKENGVVRPQLFESVSVLFTDFKGFTSIAEKMTPQELVSELGNCFSFFDSLMIRYRLEKLKTIGDSYMCAGGIPKSNLTHAIDATLVALEIQEFMSVLKNVKTEMGLPFWELRIGIHTGPLIAGVIGENKFAYDVWGDTVNTASRMESSGTVGKINISEVTYELIKDLFDCEYRGKVNAKNKGEVNMYYVVCLKKEYSLDVNGKYPNAEFWKKHSEISESIL; from the coding sequence TTGAATCTATTGAAATTTGGAATACTCCAAAAAATAAATGGAATTCATTTACTTAGTACAACGGCCGTGGCACTGAGTATAGGATTAATTCTCTACAACTATTACTCAACTCATATTATGCAGACTGCTATAGAAAAACTAAATATCGGAATAGTAACTGTTTACAGTATTCTTGACTTAGAACAATTTGACTCCCTTGATAAAGAAAGTTATAAAACTTTAAATTACTGGAAAATACAAAATAAATTGAATCTAATTCAAGGAAAATTTCAATTAGCCTCTATTCAAGTTTTGAAACTAAATCAAAAAAAAGAATTTGATACTATTTATGACTTTCCATTTGTGAATGATAATACAACAAATTCGAAACGTTTTTTTCCATTTAAACTTATTAATAAAAAAGATATTCAAGAATGTTCCAAACTCGAAGAAGTTTATATTTCTAATGAAGACTATAAAAGTGAGTTTGGAAATTTTAAATTTGCGTGCTTAGGGGTTCGTGTTCAGAATCAATTGGTCGGAATGATCTTCGCATACTATGAAATAACCGAAATAAATAAAATTCAGAAAATAGGACTAAATTTTCTGACTACTCTGTTTTTGATTGGAATACTTATAACTATATTAACCGGATTTTTAATAAAATCATACATTGTTAGACCTTTATTACAATTAAACGATGCTACAAAACAGATAACCGAGGGTAATCTAGATTATACAATAAATATAAATCGTAAAGATGAAATTGGTGAGCTTGCGAATAGTTTTAACACAATGGCGGCTAACTTAAAGTCAAGTTTCGCAATCGTTGCAGATCAGAATACACTACTTGAAAAACGAGTAAAAGAAAGAACAATTGAATTAGAAAACGCAAAAGAAGAAATGGAAGCACTAAATCATTTTACCTATTTGATCAATTCTATTTCTAGTTTAAACGAAATTTTTGTAGAAATATCAAAATATATGCGCCTAAAATACAATATAATAAGTTTGTGGCTTTGTATTTCGGATGAAAAGAGGGAGTATGCACATACCTATAAAACTTATAGTTATATTCGATTACCTGAAGACCAATATCAATATCTTTTAAATAAAAAAATCCCATTAAACGATAAAGGAGGTAATATCTATTTAACGTTAAATAGGCAGAAACCATTTTATATTAGAAAGATAAAGAATTTCAAATACGAATTAGAAAAAGAAATTATAGAAAAATTAGGGATTAAATCGGTATTACTTGTTCCGTTGGTAAGTAAAAATCAAAGTATTGGATTATTTGCATTCTCTAATATGAAAAACGAAATTAAATTACAAAAAAAAGAAATTGAAACAATCACAAATATATGCGCACAAATATCCGGCGTGATTCAGACTACACTTCTGCTTCAAGAAGTTAAAGATTCCAAAGAACAGATTGAGGAGTTAAATCTTCTTATAAAGAGTTTGAACGAAGAAATCGAATTAAAAGTAATTATGAAAAAGGTAATTGATTATATTCAAAAAAACTTTGGAATCAAATACTATGGTTTGCACAAAGTTAATAAGAATAAAACTGATATTAGCCTCTTGGATTATTGTATTCCTGATTATGCCGATGAAAAAGATATTTCGGTAATTCGAAATTCTAATATTTCCATTTCTGGTATAAATGGAGCTCATAAATTCGCTTTCAAAAACAAAAAGACGATTTATTTTAATGAAATTAAATATGATAGTCTAACAGAGGTTGAATCATTTGTTGTTGAAAAGTTTAAAATTAAATCCTATTTAATGTTACCATTAATTTTACAAAATGTCCCTATAGGAATTTTAGATTTTTTTGATGAAGATAAAATGCATTTATCTGATGACGACATTTCTCGTATTACTATTTTGGGTGAACATTTGGCGGGAATTATTCATGCCTCAAATTTATTTCAGCAAGTTCAGGAAGAAAAGGAAAAAGCAATAGCCGCTAGAGTGGAGGCTGACAATTCCAAAAAAGAAACTGAATATCTAAATACTTTTTCTAAATTGATTAATTCGGTCAATGATCTGGATTTAATTTTTAAATATACTGTCGAAAATTTAAAACTAAACCTTGATGCAGATATTTATTGGTTACAGTTATTAACAAAAGATAAAAAAAGATTGTTTACAAGGTGTTTATCAGTGCCGGATTTTATATCGGACGAAATAGTCGAGGAGTATCGGTCTAAAAAATTTAAATTAAAGGAGGAAAGTGGATCGATATTCATGACATACTCTCGGAAAAAAACATTGTATATAAATAATTTAAATAGTATTTCTGATACTAAAATAACAGAAATAGAAAACAACCTCATCAAAGCTATGAACACGAATACTACACTTCAAATTCCACTCCTCGTTCAAAATGAAGTGTTTGGGATAATGCATATTAACCAATATGGTGGATTAAAACGGCTAAACAAAAGTAAATTGAAGTTTATTGAATCTTTCTGTGAACAATTAGCAATAGCCGCACATAACTCCTCCTTATACGAAGATGTTGAATCAGAAAAAGAAAATGCAGATATCGAAAAAGGAATTGCTGTAGTGGCCCAACAAGAAGCAGAAATCGAAAGAGATAAATCTGAAAAATTATTACAAAATATTTTACCGAAAGAAGTTATTGAAGAATTAAAGGAAAATGGAGTTGTGCGGCCACAGTTATTCGAATCAGTCTCTGTTTTATTTACTGACTTTAAAGGGTTTACTTCGATAGCAGAAAAAATGACTCCGCAAGAGTTAGTGAGTGAACTTGGAAATTGTTTTTCCTTTTTCGATTCGCTTATGATTAGATACAGATTAGAAAAATTAAAAACGATTGGTGATAGTTATATGTGTGCCGGCGGAATTCCTAAATCAAATTTGACTCATGCCATTGATGCTACGTTAGTAGCTTTAGAAATTCAAGAATTTATGAGTGTTTTAAAAAATGTAAAAACTGAAATGGGTTTACCTTTTTGGGAATTGCGGATTGGTATTCATACCGGTCCCTTGATCGCTGGTGTAATTGGGGAAAATAAATTTGCGTATGATGTTTGGGGTGACACGGTAAATACTGCGAGTCGGATGGAGTCGAGTGGTACTGTAGGCAAAATTAATATCAGTGAAGTTACCTATGAATTGATAAAGGATTTATTTGATTGTGAATACCGAGGCAAAGTAAATGCGAAAAATAAAGGAGAGGTTAATATGTATTATGTGGTTTGTTTAAAAAAAGAATACTCATTGGACGTAAATGGAAAATATCCAAATGCAGAATTTTGGAAGAAACATAGTGAGATTTCTGAATCCATACTCTGA
- a CDS encoding NAD(P)H-binding protein, producing the protein MKVFVYGANGNIGSKVMEGLLERGHEVYAASRYPEKGKTAANLHWVFADASTPTKGLEVLEKVDAAFFISPPGLTNQYDILNPWLEKAKTVKLNKFVLNTAMGVEYAPPEAPFRKLELALESSGLSYNIIRPNWFMQNFQTYWIGGILKDKKIYFPGGDAKVSFINVNDIADTAISLLLTDEHKNNAFALTGKEAISHSQVADKISNATGLSISYADITPEEFKKSLLSAGLPEDYADFMVYIAGSLKQGNSSPIVDSVKKITGKDPVSFDEYANENKKVWLG; encoded by the coding sequence ATGAAAGTTTTTGTATACGGTGCAAACGGTAATATAGGAAGTAAGGTAATGGAAGGTTTGTTAGAAAGAGGACATGAGGTTTATGCGGCAAGTAGGTATCCAGAAAAAGGAAAAACAGCGGCTAATCTACATTGGGTTTTTGCAGACGCGTCCACTCCTACTAAGGGCTTAGAAGTATTAGAAAAAGTAGATGCCGCATTTTTTATTTCACCTCCAGGACTTACGAATCAATATGATATTTTAAATCCTTGGCTCGAAAAAGCAAAAACAGTTAAACTAAATAAGTTTGTTCTAAACACAGCAATGGGAGTTGAATATGCTCCACCGGAAGCTCCATTTAGAAAATTAGAATTGGCATTAGAGTCTTCGGGATTAAGTTATAATATCATTCGTCCCAATTGGTTTATGCAAAATTTTCAAACCTATTGGATTGGTGGAATTTTGAAAGATAAAAAGATTTATTTCCCCGGTGGAGATGCAAAAGTAAGTTTTATCAATGTAAATGATATAGCGGATACTGCCATTAGTCTACTCTTAACGGATGAACATAAAAATAATGCATTTGCATTGACCGGAAAAGAAGCAATTTCTCATTCGCAAGTAGCGGATAAGATATCCAATGCGACAGGTCTTTCTATTTCCTATGCAGATATTACTCCGGAAGAATTTAAAAAATCTCTCTTGTCGGCCGGACTTCCAGAAGATTACGCTGACTTTATGGTTTATATTGCAGGTTCTTTAAAACAAGGAAATTCTTCTCCGATTGTTGATTCTGTCAAAAAAATCACTGGAAAAGATCCCGTAAGTTTTGATGAGTATGCCAACGAAAATAAAAAGGTTTGGCTGGGGTAA